TGAAGGACCCGATCGTCCCCAAGCTCGTCCAGAGCATCTACGGCCTCCCCGCCCCCGCGACCCCGCGCAACGACCTGGTCGAGATCTTCCTCACCGGCATCTGCAAGGCGTGCGGCCCCATCAAGGCCGACCTCAACGCGCAGCAGCTGAACGCGGACGCGGACAAGGCGGCGATCGTGCCCGCCGAGGAACTGCGGCTGAACATGTCCGTGCCGCCCGCCGCCAAGCCCAACCGGCTCGGCGTCCTCGGCCAGGACCTGGCCGGCTTCCCCAACGGCCGCCGGCTCAACGACGACGTCGTCGACATCGAGCTCCAGGCCCTCGAAGGCGCCGCGCAGACCGGCAAGATCGTGACCGCGCTGGCCGCCGGCGACAAGGTCGACACCCCGTACCGCGAGCCCGGCGCCTCGTTCCCGTACGTGGCGCTGCCCAACACCGCCGCCGTCAACCAGGCCGACTCCCTGCACCCCGACGGTGGTGTCGGCGCGGGCCTCGGCGGCGCGTCGTTCGGCGACGGCTTCCCCGTCGTACCCGTCACGGCCGTGGGCGGCGGCGCCCTGCTCGCCTGCGCCGGGGTCATGGCCCTGCGCCGGCGCCGAGCCGGACAGGTATGACCCGCCCGCTCCTGCCCGGTCGCCCGCCCCGCTCCTCGCGGGGCGGGCGACCGCGGCGCTCCCGCCGGGCCGCCGCCGCCGCAACGGTCGTCGCCGGTACGGCGCTGGCCTGCGTCGGCGTCTCCGCCCTGATATCCACCCCCGGCGAACGGGTGCCGGGCCGCACGGACATAGGCGCCGTCCCCGTCCACTCGGGCCCGGACGAGGCGGCCGGCTCCACCGGGGACCGCACCCCCGCCCCGCCCCCGGCCCGCATACGCATACCCGCCATCGACCTCGACCAGAAGCTCCTCGGCCTGCGCGTACAGCAGGACGGCCGCCTCGGCGTACCGGAGGACCCAGCCCGGGTCGGCTGGTGGAGCGACGGGCCCCGGCCGGGCGACCCCGGCGCGGTGGTGGTCGTCGGCCACGTCGACTCGGCGACCGGACCGGGCGCCTTCCACGGACTGTCCTCACTGCGCCCCGGCGACCGGATAACGCTGCGCCGCGAGGACGGCAAGGACGTGACGTTCACCGTCCGGGCCCTGCGCCAGTACGCGAAGGACGCCCTCCCGGACAGCCAGGTCTACGCGACCACGGGCCCCCCGTCCCTCCGCCTGATCACCTGCGGCGGCACGTACGACCGGGCCCGGGGCGAATACCGCGACAACCTGGTGGTGTACGCGACGACGGGGCGGGCGCGTTGAGGGCGGCGCTTTGGGTGGGTGCGTCGGGCGTGGGCGCTTTGGGCGTGGGCGCTTTGGGGGCGGGCGCGCCGATGACGGACCGGGGCCCGACCTGCCTGCTGCGCGTGGCAAAGGGCCCCCGGCCCGTCAGCCGGACGCGCGGGCGTTGAGGCGGGCCGCCTGGCGGGTCAGGTGGGTGCGTTCCGGGAGGGTGGGGGCCTTCGTCGCCGCCTCCGTGTAGAGGCGGGCCGCCGTGGTGAGGTCGCCGGCGCGTTCGTGGAGGTAGGCCGAGGCCGCCGTGTGGCGGGGCAGGGTGGCGTCCACGCGGGCGAGCGCCGCCAGGCCGGCCCGGGGGCCGTCGGACTCGCCGATCGCCACCGCGCGGTTGAGACGGACGATCGGGCTGTCGGTGAGGCGGGCGAGTTCGTCGTACCACTCGACGATCTGCACCCAGTCGGTCTCCTCCGCCGCCGGCGCGTCGGCGTGCAGCGCCGCGATGGCCGCCTGGGCCTGGTACTCGCCCAGGCGGTCCCGGGCGAGGGCGTTC
Above is a window of Streptomyces sp. NBC_01498 DNA encoding:
- a CDS encoding class F sortase, which translates into the protein MTRPLLPGRPPRSSRGGRPRRSRRAAAAATVVAGTALACVGVSALISTPGERVPGRTDIGAVPVHSGPDEAAGSTGDRTPAPPPARIRIPAIDLDQKLLGLRVQQDGRLGVPEDPARVGWWSDGPRPGDPGAVVVVGHVDSATGPGAFHGLSSLRPGDRITLRREDGKDVTFTVRALRQYAKDALPDSQVYATTGPPSLRLITCGGTYDRARGEYRDNLVVYATTGRAR